The Agarilytica rhodophyticola genome has a window encoding:
- a CDS encoding SirB2 family protein, whose translation MEAVKHIHLTFVVLSVLGFLARGLWMIVESPLLKAKPVKILPHIIDTVLLVSALVLAVKMGLKPSEHPWLQAKIAGLVLYIVFGVIAFKPTRPKKVRIIAFILAVTTVAFIISAAFSKSAAGFFAFL comes from the coding sequence ATGGAAGCAGTTAAGCATATACATCTTACATTTGTGGTGCTATCCGTTTTGGGATTTTTAGCTCGAGGTTTATGGATGATTGTTGAATCTCCATTGCTCAAAGCGAAGCCGGTAAAAATACTACCTCATATCATCGACACGGTGTTGCTAGTGAGCGCTTTGGTGTTAGCGGTGAAAATGGGGCTCAAACCCTCAGAGCACCCTTGGTTGCAAGCAAAAATTGCCGGTCTTGTTTTATATATTGTGTTTGGTGTTATTGCTTTTAAACCTACTCGCCCTAAGAAAGTCCGTATAATTGCTTTTATATTAGCAGTAACAACAGTCGCGTTTATTATTTCGGCCGCGTTCTCTAAGTCTGCTGCAGGCTTTTTTGCCTTTCTCTAA
- the ggt gene encoding gamma-glutamyltransferase, translating into MNSTLNLYMLMAIKNNTMRISLIFLLFLSSWCLAGASASDYARTTKDGKGAVASVNPIATQAGLDAFKNGGNAIDAAAAVAFTLGVVDSHNSGIGGGCFIVVHKADGTVIAIDGREIAPAKAHRDMFIRDGKAVNEWSKTGALASAVPGSIAALHYAQKVAGKLKFEDVVLPAADVAENGFAIDPVMAKRLNRNAKRMAEFPATAAIFLNDKGQAPSEGDTLVQKDLAKTYRMLAKQGPDYFYKGEFAKQVDQWMSANGGIMAAKDFADYELKMRTPIRTAINKHEVIGFPPPSSGGVLVAEILNILENFDLKKMNEAERYHVIIEAMKLAFADRAYWLGDPAHTKVPKGLVSKEYAKTLAAKIDLKKVTNVEKYSMPPGAEKDLFKHTTHIATADKEGNWVAITTTLNTSFGSKVVVPGTGVLLNNQMDDFSIQPGVPNAYGLVGAEANSVQAFKRPLSSMSPSIVLKDGKPVLTVGAAGGPTIITQVLQTLVNTLMLEKTLVEAMNMPRVHQQWRPETALIDPFASDSLRKALEKKGHKLRDWPPFGATQAISLENGKFVPVTEPRLVSGNR; encoded by the coding sequence GTGAACAGCACTCTAAATCTATACATGTTGATGGCGATTAAAAATAATACTATGCGAATATCCCTTATTTTTCTTCTCTTCCTATCGTCCTGGTGTTTGGCAGGAGCAAGTGCCTCTGACTATGCTCGGACGACGAAAGACGGCAAAGGGGCTGTAGCCTCTGTTAATCCAATTGCAACTCAAGCAGGCCTCGATGCTTTTAAAAACGGGGGCAATGCCATCGATGCGGCAGCGGCGGTGGCCTTTACTCTAGGAGTTGTAGATAGCCACAATTCTGGTATCGGCGGCGGGTGCTTTATTGTTGTTCACAAAGCCGATGGTACTGTAATCGCAATTGATGGTCGCGAGATAGCGCCTGCTAAAGCCCATCGCGATATGTTTATTCGCGACGGCAAAGCAGTTAACGAATGGAGTAAAACGGGTGCTCTGGCGTCTGCGGTTCCCGGCTCTATTGCAGCATTGCACTATGCGCAAAAAGTGGCAGGTAAACTCAAGTTTGAGGATGTAGTGTTACCAGCGGCAGATGTGGCAGAGAATGGCTTTGCTATTGATCCTGTAATGGCAAAACGCCTTAACCGCAATGCCAAACGTATGGCAGAGTTTCCTGCTACGGCTGCTATTTTCCTTAACGATAAGGGGCAAGCACCGAGTGAAGGCGATACTCTAGTGCAAAAAGATTTAGCTAAAACTTATCGTATGTTGGCCAAACAAGGGCCAGATTACTTCTACAAGGGTGAGTTTGCTAAGCAAGTGGATCAGTGGATGTCTGCCAATGGTGGCATTATGGCGGCAAAAGATTTTGCCGATTATGAACTTAAGATGCGCACGCCCATTCGAACTGCTATTAACAAGCATGAGGTAATCGGCTTTCCACCGCCCAGCTCCGGTGGTGTTTTGGTTGCTGAAATTCTTAATATCCTAGAAAACTTTGATCTTAAAAAAATGAATGAAGCTGAGCGCTATCACGTCATTATCGAAGCAATGAAGTTAGCTTTTGCTGACCGTGCCTATTGGCTTGGTGATCCCGCTCATACTAAAGTGCCCAAGGGCTTGGTTAGCAAGGAGTATGCTAAGACACTGGCGGCTAAAATAGATCTGAAAAAAGTCACCAATGTAGAAAAATACAGCATGCCCCCTGGCGCTGAAAAAGATTTGTTTAAGCATACCACTCATATTGCTACAGCGGATAAAGAGGGTAACTGGGTCGCTATTACCACCACACTCAATACCAGCTTCGGTAGTAAGGTTGTGGTACCAGGAACTGGAGTCTTACTCAACAATCAAATGGATGACTTCTCTATACAGCCAGGTGTGCCTAATGCCTATGGTTTAGTGGGAGCAGAAGCCAATAGTGTGCAAGCATTTAAGCGTCCACTGTCAAGTATGAGCCCAAGTATTGTGCTAAAAGATGGTAAGCCCGTATTAACAGTAGGCGCAGCAGGTGGCCCTACAATTATTACGCAGGTGCTCCAGACCCTAGTGAATACCTTGATGCTAGAAAAAACCTTGGTGGAAGCGATGAATATGCCTCGTGTACATCAACAATGGCGTCCTGAGACGGCCCTAATTGATCCTTTTGCAAGTGATAGTCTGAGAAAAGCCTTGGAAAAGAAAGGACATAAACTAAGAGACTGGCCGCCGTTTGGCGCAACGCAAGCAATCTCTCTTGAGAATGGTAAATTTGTTCCAGTAACAGAACCTCGTTTAGTTTCTGGTAATCGTTAA
- a CDS encoding tRNA dihydrouridine synthase, whose product MRIFLAPMEGVVDHHLRNLMRRIGGIDICVTEFVRVTDHVLPRKVFTRYSPELVDVASQQDNQRCPTRVQLLGSNPEAIAANARKAARLGAPGIDLNFGCPAKTVNKNRGGACLLDEPNTLYEIVSQTRRAVQKDVPVTAKIRLGYQDRSSYLENAQAIYEAGATELVVHARSKTDGYKPPAYWEYLAKIRETIDIPVVANGEIWSLQDYQRCKQVSGCQDVMLGRGLLAKPDLALAIKAYEAGRQYQDMGWSQVAAILLEFFEITCQVYAKKYTGNRLKQWLFYLKRQYPEANTLFEKIKREREYEVLRNAVAAYL is encoded by the coding sequence ATGAGAATTTTTTTGGCGCCAATGGAGGGTGTTGTTGATCATCATCTTCGCAATCTGATGCGTCGAATTGGAGGTATTGATATTTGTGTCACAGAATTTGTTCGGGTTACTGATCATGTTCTGCCTCGCAAAGTATTTACACGCTATAGCCCTGAACTAGTAGATGTTGCTTCACAGCAAGATAACCAAAGATGCCCTACCCGCGTACAACTTCTCGGCAGCAACCCTGAAGCTATCGCTGCTAACGCACGTAAGGCGGCGCGTTTAGGAGCACCAGGTATCGACCTAAATTTTGGTTGTCCAGCGAAGACTGTAAACAAGAATCGAGGCGGTGCTTGTTTGTTAGACGAACCTAATACTTTGTATGAGATTGTCAGCCAAACTCGGCGGGCTGTGCAGAAAGATGTTCCAGTGACAGCAAAAATTCGCCTTGGTTACCAAGATAGATCTTCGTACCTAGAAAACGCTCAAGCCATCTATGAAGCAGGCGCAACAGAGCTGGTAGTGCATGCCCGTTCAAAAACAGACGGCTATAAACCACCTGCTTACTGGGAATATTTGGCCAAAATCCGAGAAACGATAGACATCCCAGTAGTAGCCAATGGTGAAATCTGGAGTTTGCAAGATTACCAACGTTGTAAGCAGGTATCGGGCTGTCAAGACGTTATGCTAGGGCGCGGACTGCTGGCAAAACCTGATTTAGCACTAGCTATTAAAGCCTATGAAGCAGGAAGGCAATATCAAGATATGGGCTGGTCGCAGGTTGCCGCTATCTTGTTGGAGTTCTTTGAAATAACCTGCCAGGTCTACGCCAAAAAATATACAGGCAACCGCTTAAAGCAGTGGTTATTTTATCTTAAAAGGCAGTACCCAGAAGCCAATACTCTGTTCGAGAAAATTAAGCGTGAGAGAGAATATGAAGTATTGCGAAATGCCGTTGCAGCCTATTTATAA
- a CDS encoding OadG family protein: MQSSLFQQGVDLMLFGMGTVFVFLTLLVISVTLMSKIIANYFAEQEPEPVAKAPSSANTPAAVDPVILAVIQDAIHQHRAKNQP, from the coding sequence ATGCAAAGCTCACTATTCCAACAAGGTGTGGACTTAATGCTATTTGGTATGGGGACGGTATTTGTCTTCCTTACTTTGTTAGTTATTAGCGTAACGCTCATGTCGAAAATCATCGCCAATTATTTTGCTGAGCAGGAGCCTGAACCTGTTGCCAAAGCACCTAGTTCCGCAAACACACCGGCAGCCGTAGATCCGGTTATTCTGGCGGTAATTCAAGACGCCATACACCAACATCGAGCCAAAAACCAGCCTTAG
- the oadA gene encoding sodium-extruding oxaloacetate decarboxylase subunit alpha, with the protein MTDIQKPLGITEVVLRDAHQSLFATRLRLDDMLPIAEQIDNIGFWSVETWGGATFDACIRYLGEDPWERIRELKKAMPKTPHQMLLRGQNILGYRHYADDVVEKFVERAATNGVDVFRVFDAMNDMRNIETALKAVKKVGKHAQGTISYTLSPVHSVDGWVEQGKIIQQMGADSIVIKDMAGLLKPYVGYELVRKLKATCDIPIHLHCHATTGLAHATLVKCVEAGIDNVDTAISTMSTTYGHSPTETLVATLEGEQRDTGLDLSALQDIALYFRDVRKKYAKFEGSLKGIDARILTAQVPGGMLTNMESQLKEQGAEDRFDEVLEEIPRVREDLGFIPLVTPTSQIVGTQSVINVIRGERFATISKETRGVLKGEYGATPAPVNKELQAKVLAEDDCELITCRPADLIKPELVALTQELKDEAKSRGISLASGSNEIDDVLTYALFPQIGLKFLENRGNPDAFEPVPTGTESAVVHAENGDEVYTVEVEGRSYTVSVSNGGELTGVVPLAGAPSAAPTISAQEGGEPVKAPLAGNIFRVLVSSGQQVAEGDTLVVMEAMKMETQVSAAKAGTVVSINIQEGDVVAVGDVLLTVA; encoded by the coding sequence ATGACTGACATACAAAAGCCATTGGGTATCACCGAAGTTGTGCTGAGAGATGCCCACCAATCCCTGTTTGCAACACGTCTTCGCCTAGACGATATGTTGCCAATCGCAGAACAAATCGACAATATTGGTTTTTGGTCGGTTGAAACATGGGGAGGCGCCACGTTTGATGCCTGCATTCGCTATCTCGGGGAAGATCCATGGGAGCGCATTCGTGAACTTAAAAAAGCAATGCCTAAAACCCCACATCAAATGTTGCTGCGTGGGCAAAACATCCTTGGTTACCGTCACTATGCTGATGATGTGGTAGAGAAGTTTGTCGAGCGCGCAGCGACCAACGGTGTCGATGTGTTTCGTGTGTTTGACGCAATGAATGACATGCGTAACATCGAGACGGCTTTAAAGGCTGTTAAGAAAGTGGGCAAACATGCCCAAGGTACTATCTCTTATACCCTAAGTCCCGTTCACTCTGTGGATGGCTGGGTCGAGCAAGGTAAGATAATCCAGCAGATGGGGGCGGACTCCATCGTGATTAAAGATATGGCAGGTTTGCTAAAACCCTATGTGGGGTACGAGCTGGTGAGGAAGCTAAAAGCTACCTGTGATATTCCAATCCACCTTCACTGTCACGCGACTACAGGTTTGGCTCATGCTACTTTAGTGAAGTGTGTGGAGGCCGGTATTGATAATGTAGATACCGCTATCTCTACCATGTCCACCACATACGGCCATAGTCCTACAGAAACTCTAGTGGCAACTTTGGAAGGGGAGCAGAGGGATACTGGTCTGGATTTAAGCGCATTACAGGATATTGCTTTGTATTTCCGCGATGTTCGAAAAAAATATGCCAAATTCGAAGGATCTTTAAAAGGTATTGATGCGCGCATTCTTACTGCTCAAGTTCCTGGAGGTATGCTGACGAACATGGAAAGCCAGCTTAAAGAGCAGGGGGCAGAAGACCGTTTCGATGAAGTATTAGAAGAAATTCCCCGTGTTCGTGAGGATCTTGGGTTTATTCCGCTAGTGACGCCTACTTCGCAAATAGTGGGAACTCAGTCTGTGATTAACGTTATTCGCGGTGAGCGGTTCGCTACTATCTCTAAAGAGACGCGCGGTGTGCTAAAGGGAGAGTACGGTGCGACTCCTGCGCCAGTAAACAAAGAGTTACAAGCCAAAGTATTAGCAGAAGATGATTGCGAGCTTATCACTTGTCGTCCTGCGGATTTAATAAAACCTGAGTTAGTTGCATTGACGCAGGAGTTAAAAGACGAAGCTAAGTCTCGCGGTATTAGCCTAGCTTCTGGCAGCAATGAAATTGACGATGTTCTTACCTATGCGCTGTTTCCTCAAATCGGCCTTAAGTTCCTTGAAAATAGAGGCAATCCCGACGCTTTCGAGCCAGTGCCAACAGGGACAGAAAGTGCTGTTGTGCATGCTGAAAATGGTGATGAGGTTTATACCGTCGAGGTAGAAGGCCGGTCTTATACAGTTTCAGTGAGCAATGGTGGTGAATTAACCGGGGTAGTGCCCTTAGCGGGCGCGCCGTCTGCAGCGCCTACTATTAGCGCCCAAGAGGGCGGCGAACCTGTTAAAGCTCCTCTTGCTGGAAACATATTTAGGGTATTGGTGAGTTCCGGACAGCAGGTTGCCGAAGGCGATACCCTGGTTGTCATGGAAGCGATGAAAATGGAAACTCAAGTCAGTGCGGCTAAAGCAGGTACGGTTGTTTCGATCAACATCCAAGAAGGGGATGTTGTGGCTGTGGGTGATGTTCTGTTAACTGTGGCATAG
- a CDS encoding sodium ion-translocating decarboxylase subunit beta: MNNFLSLWYDSGLYQIEFGQLAMMIVCLMLLFLAIRRGFEPLLLVPIGFGGILANIPGAGLAASAIDAAIEAGQPEVIMNIASLVGMESWESSKELLKAVSNASPQIQHEIAMIAAGAGYQNGMLYNFYSVTIASGVAPLVIFMGVGAMTDFGPLLANPRTLFLGAAAQFGIFATVLGAVGLSAFGIMDFSIADAAAIGIIGGADGPTAIYVASKLSPDLLGAIAVAAYSYMALVPMIQPPIMRALTTEQERRIEMTQLRVVGRREKITFPILMLILVALVLPSAAPLLGMFCFGNLMKECGVVSRLSDTAQNALINITTIFLGLSVGSKLAADKFLDPKTLGILLLGVVAFGIGTAAGVLMAKFMNLVSKNKINPLIGSAGVSAVPMAARVSNKIGLESNPQNFLLMHAMGPNVAGVIGSAVAAGVMISMVSGTL, from the coding sequence ATGAATAATTTTCTCAGTTTATGGTACGACTCAGGTCTATACCAAATAGAATTTGGGCAACTGGCGATGATGATTGTATGTCTGATGTTGCTGTTTCTTGCAATCCGACGAGGTTTTGAGCCCTTATTGCTAGTGCCCATTGGCTTTGGTGGAATATTGGCCAACATCCCTGGTGCCGGGCTTGCGGCGTCCGCTATTGATGCTGCTATTGAGGCCGGTCAGCCTGAAGTGATTATGAATATAGCGTCATTAGTGGGCATGGAGTCATGGGAGTCCAGTAAAGAACTGCTAAAAGCTGTGTCGAATGCCTCACCTCAAATTCAGCATGAAATCGCTATGATTGCTGCGGGTGCTGGCTATCAAAATGGCATGCTGTATAACTTTTACAGTGTCACCATCGCCAGTGGTGTAGCGCCGTTGGTTATTTTCATGGGGGTTGGAGCTATGACTGACTTCGGCCCGCTTCTGGCTAACCCTCGTACACTATTTCTTGGCGCTGCGGCGCAGTTCGGTATTTTTGCTACAGTTCTCGGAGCCGTGGGGTTATCAGCCTTCGGTATCATGGATTTCTCCATTGCTGATGCCGCAGCGATTGGAATTATCGGGGGTGCCGATGGTCCGACGGCCATTTATGTTGCTAGTAAGTTATCACCCGATTTACTTGGGGCGATTGCTGTTGCTGCGTATTCTTACATGGCGCTGGTTCCGATGATCCAACCGCCGATTATGCGTGCGTTGACCACAGAGCAGGAGAGGCGGATCGAAATGACGCAGCTACGTGTGGTTGGACGCCGTGAAAAAATCACCTTCCCCATATTGATGCTGATATTAGTCGCCCTAGTTCTGCCTTCTGCTGCTCCTTTATTAGGAATGTTCTGTTTTGGTAACTTGATGAAAGAGTGTGGGGTTGTATCTCGCTTAAGCGATACAGCACAAAATGCTTTGATCAATATTACAACCATATTCCTAGGGCTCTCGGTAGGATCCAAATTGGCCGCCGATAAGTTCTTAGACCCTAAGACTCTCGGTATCTTGTTGCTAGGTGTGGTTGCTTTTGGGATTGGTACGGCTGCCGGTGTATTGATGGCGAAATTCATGAATCTTGTCAGTAAGAACAAGATTAATCCATTGATTGGGTCGGCGGGGGTCTCGGCAGTTCCAATGGCCGCTAGGGTTTCAAATAAAATTGGACTGGAGTCCAACCCGCAAAACTTCCTTCTCATGCATGCTATGGGGCCTAATGTTGCCGGTGTTATAGGTTCTGCTGTTGCCGCAGGTGTAATGATTTCTATGGTTTCAGGGACATTGTGA
- the pyk gene encoding pyruvate kinase codes for MFRRTKIVATLGPATDEPGVLEQLILAGVNVVRMNFSHGSPEDHQARADKVNEYAAKHNKFVAILGDLQGPKIRIARFAEGPIFLKVGDKFVLDASLERDAGNQQHVGIDYKELPNDVLPGDSLLLDDGRVVLKVDSVEGTRVETTVTVAGKLSNNKGINRQGGGLTAPALTEKDMQDIKTAVAIGVDYLAVSFPRSADDMNFARQLAKEAGGSCHMVAKIERAEAVVDHKVLDEIILASDAVMVARGDLGVEIGDAELIGVQKHIISRARCLNRCVITATQMMDSMIESPLPTRAEVFDVANAVLDGTDAVMLSAETAAGKFPVQTVEAMVRVIIGAEKQPQAETRVTPDEEGGKAINESIALATMYTADKLKGIRGIAALTETGSTPLLMSRCGTRLPIFAFSHDTATLRRAALFRGVQTVLFDNRSIPSAEINRGAVEELRRQEIVQDGDLIILSKGDVNELGGTNTMKILQVGQYIA; via the coding sequence ATGTTTAGACGCACCAAAATTGTCGCCACCTTGGGTCCTGCAACCGATGAACCGGGTGTCTTAGAACAACTTATTTTGGCCGGCGTAAATGTTGTGAGAATGAATTTCTCCCACGGTAGTCCAGAGGATCATCAGGCTCGTGCAGATAAAGTCAATGAATATGCTGCCAAGCACAATAAATTTGTCGCGATTCTAGGGGATTTACAAGGCCCCAAAATTCGTATTGCGCGCTTTGCTGAAGGGCCTATCTTCTTGAAAGTGGGCGATAAGTTTGTGCTAGATGCTTCGCTAGAGCGAGATGCAGGTAATCAGCAACATGTTGGCATCGACTATAAAGAGCTGCCGAATGATGTTTTGCCTGGCGATTCACTGCTGCTAGATGACGGTCGCGTGGTACTTAAAGTGGATAGCGTTGAGGGAACTAGAGTAGAGACTACGGTAACTGTAGCCGGTAAGCTTTCTAACAATAAGGGTATCAATCGTCAAGGTGGTGGCTTAACAGCACCAGCCCTTACTGAAAAAGATATGCAAGATATCAAAACGGCTGTAGCCATCGGTGTCGATTATCTCGCCGTATCTTTCCCACGCAGTGCGGATGATATGAATTTTGCTCGCCAACTGGCTAAAGAAGCGGGTGGCAGTTGTCACATGGTCGCCAAGATCGAGCGTGCTGAAGCAGTGGTTGATCATAAAGTATTAGATGAGATCATATTGGCTTCCGACGCAGTTATGGTTGCCCGAGGTGATTTAGGTGTTGAGATCGGTGATGCGGAACTGATCGGTGTTCAAAAACATATTATCTCTCGCGCTCGTTGCTTGAATCGCTGTGTTATCACTGCCACACAGATGATGGATTCGATGATCGAGAGTCCGCTACCTACTCGAGCCGAGGTATTCGATGTTGCCAACGCCGTGTTAGATGGCACTGATGCCGTTATGCTATCTGCCGAAACTGCTGCAGGTAAGTTTCCAGTGCAAACCGTTGAGGCCATGGTGCGTGTGATTATCGGTGCAGAAAAACAACCTCAGGCGGAAACCAGAGTGACACCTGATGAAGAGGGTGGCAAGGCGATCAATGAATCAATTGCTTTGGCGACTATGTATACGGCAGATAAATTGAAGGGTATAAGAGGTATAGCAGCACTTACCGAAACAGGGTCGACACCTTTATTGATGTCTCGCTGTGGTACACGCTTACCTATTTTTGCATTTTCTCACGATACCGCCACCTTGCGACGAGCTGCGTTATTCCGAGGTGTACAAACGGTGTTGTTTGATAATCGTAGTATTCCTTCTGCGGAGATAAACCGTGGGGCGGTTGAAGAATTGCGCCGTCAGGAAATTGTACAAGATGGTGATCTGATTATCTTATCCAAAGGTGATGTTAACGAGCTGGGCGGCACCAATACGATGAAGATTCTTCAGGTGGGGCAATATATTGCCTAA
- a CDS encoding BolA/IbaG family iron-sulfur metabolism protein: MSEMRDRIEQKLQQQLKPTYISVVDESHGHNVPQNAQTHFKVVMVSSSFDELRAVKRHQNVYSILQEELSGSVHALALHLYSVKEWSEHGNVPDSPACLGGSKSNS, encoded by the coding sequence ATGAGCGAGATGCGAGATAGAATCGAGCAAAAGCTGCAGCAGCAACTGAAACCTACATACATTAGCGTTGTGGATGAAAGCCACGGCCACAATGTGCCGCAAAATGCCCAAACTCACTTTAAAGTGGTTATGGTGTCCTCATCGTTTGATGAACTACGAGCTGTTAAACGCCACCAAAATGTCTATTCTATTCTGCAAGAAGAGCTATCTGGCAGCGTCCACGCGCTTGCTCTGCACCTCTATTCTGTTAAGGAATGGTCTGAACATGGCAATGTTCCGGATTCTCCTGCTTGCCTCGGTGGCAGTAAGAGTAATAGTTGA
- a CDS encoding rhodanese-related sulfurtransferase — MTHPLVICALYKFVSLPDYREMREPLLNFCAENGIKGTLLLANEGINGTIAGSREGIDAVLAYLKNDPRLADIVYKESHDDEQAFYRMKVKLKKEIVTMGVESVDPNKIVGTYVKPKDWNALISDPDVTVVDTRNYYEYDIGTFENAINPETETFREFPAYVANHLDPQKNKKVAMFCTGGIRCEKSTAYLKEQGFDEVFHLEGGILKYLEEVPASESMWKGECFVFDNRVSVNHDLEKGQYDQCHGCRHPITEEEKLSDKYMEGVACPRCFDKQTPEQHARFSERQKQMQLAKSRNQLHIGAPPPGRQVRSAKG, encoded by the coding sequence ATGACCCACCCCTTAGTTATATGTGCTTTATATAAATTTGTCTCTCTCCCAGACTACCGTGAAATGCGTGAACCTTTGCTAAATTTTTGTGCTGAAAATGGTATTAAAGGCACATTGCTATTAGCCAATGAAGGTATCAATGGCACTATTGCTGGTTCCAGAGAAGGGATTGATGCGGTGTTAGCGTATCTTAAGAACGATCCTCGTTTGGCTGATATTGTTTACAAAGAATCACATGACGATGAGCAAGCGTTTTACCGAATGAAAGTAAAACTTAAGAAAGAAATCGTCACCATGGGGGTCGAATCTGTCGACCCTAATAAAATTGTCGGCACTTATGTTAAGCCTAAGGATTGGAATGCATTGATTAGTGATCCAGATGTCACTGTTGTCGATACTCGTAACTACTATGAATACGATATTGGGACATTTGAAAATGCCATAAACCCCGAAACTGAGACGTTTCGTGAATTTCCCGCCTATGTCGCCAACCATTTAGACCCTCAAAAAAACAAGAAAGTGGCAATGTTTTGCACTGGAGGCATTCGCTGCGAAAAGTCGACAGCTTATCTCAAAGAGCAGGGCTTTGATGAGGTCTTCCATTTAGAAGGTGGTATCTTAAAGTACCTCGAAGAAGTTCCCGCAAGTGAAAGTATGTGGAAAGGAGAATGCTTCGTTTTTGATAACCGTGTATCGGTAAATCACGATCTTGAGAAAGGACAATATGATCAATGTCATGGTTGTCGTCACCCTATCACAGAAGAAGAAAAGTTGTCAGACAAATATATGGAAGGTGTTGCTTGCCCGCGTTGCTTTGATAAGCAGACGCCTGAACAGCATGCTCGTTTTTCTGAACGACAAAAACAGATGCAGCTTGCTAAGTCCCGTAACCAACTTCATATTGGCGCCCCACCTCCTGGGCGCCAAGTTAGAAGTGCGAAAGGTTAA
- a CDS encoding TetR/AcrR family transcriptional regulator, giving the protein MAQSRDSELTRQHILNITADEMRVNGFKASSLSDILQKAGVSKGALYHHFANKQELGYAVFDEIFIQQCLDDCEAPLSDKRPVDAICQWLTQFAENITADELEVGYPACNIATEMCGNDEGFRQKIVTMFEKLHNRFEAAIMRAQADGQVRKEVDARASAIFIVTAFDGAVMQGKYCRDVDSFRSAIECLVTYVTSLKK; this is encoded by the coding sequence ATGGCTCAGTCTCGAGATTCAGAACTAACGCGTCAACATATTTTGAATATCACTGCTGATGAAATGCGCGTCAATGGTTTTAAGGCATCTAGCCTGTCAGATATTCTACAAAAAGCGGGTGTCTCAAAAGGGGCTCTGTACCATCACTTTGCAAATAAACAAGAGCTTGGGTATGCCGTGTTCGACGAGATATTTATTCAGCAATGTTTAGATGATTGTGAAGCACCTTTATCCGACAAGCGCCCTGTAGATGCTATTTGCCAATGGTTGACTCAGTTTGCGGAAAATATAACCGCTGACGAATTGGAAGTTGGCTACCCAGCATGTAATATCGCCACAGAAATGTGCGGCAATGATGAAGGATTTCGTCAAAAAATAGTGACGATGTTTGAAAAGCTTCATAATAGGTTTGAGGCCGCGATTATGAGAGCCCAAGCTGATGGCCAAGTGCGTAAAGAAGTCGATGCTCGAGCATCGGCCATATTTATTGTAACGGCATTTGACGGAGCTGTGATGCAGGGTAAATATTGTCGTGATGTGGACTCGTTTAGGTCTGCAATCGAGTGCTTGGTAACTTATGTTACTTCATTAAAAAAGTAA